A region of the candidate division WOR-3 bacterium genome:
AAAAAAATGGAGATGATTCAGTGCAAAAATCCATTGACCAGAGTTCAAATTTCTGTATAATCATTATTCGTGAAAGATCCGCGCAATCTCTGGGATCGTTTCTGGTCCCAAAAACAAATAGAAGCAATTTATCCCCCAGTGACGGACATAGTCCAGGAATTGATCCAATTCGTCAATCCTGCAGGCAAGTTAATTCTTGAACCCGGTGCTGGCACTGGGCGAGATGGGATTAGACTCGCAAAGCTCGGTGCCCGGGTTTTTTTACTTGACTACTCTGAAAAGAGCTTAAAGCTTGCCCAGAGTTATTTAAAAACCACAGGGCAAGAACCATCTGTCCAGCTGGTTATGGCGGATGCCCTCCATACCCCATTTAGAGACGGAACCTTTGATGTGGTATTCCATCAGGGACTCCTTGAACATTTTAGAGACCCCAATCCCCTTTTGAAGGAAAATTATCGGATTTTAAAAAAAGGTGGGTTACTCTTAATCGATGTGCCCCAGACCTTTCATATTTATACCCTGATCAAAAATATCTTGATGCTTTTTAAATTATGGTTTGCCGGCTGGGAAAGGCAGTTTACGATCGATTCTCTGGAAAGACTATTAAGTAAATACGACTTAGAAATAATTTATTATTATGGTGACTGGTCCAGGCCTGGAATAGTTTACAAAATGATTAGAGAAATTTTTTTACATCTCAATATTCGACTTCCGATGTATCCCAGATATTGGAATTGGCTGACCAGGATGTTTTACGAACTTCAAAATCGCCTAAAGAAGAAACGACTTTTCCTTTACACTGTTCTTTCCATTGGAATAATCGCCCGTAAGAGATAAAAAGTGGCGATATAAATGCTAAATGGTTTTTGAGACAATGGTTTCTTTTAGTTCTATACTTGTAGTACAAAGTACCCGTGAAACTTGGGCATCACGGAAATATCGTTCCACCGGGTAATCCTTCATGTACCCGTACCCACCATAGATTTGAATCGCATCAGTAGATATCTTGGCAACAGCCTGATTACTGAAGTATCTTGCAATACTGGCAGGCAAAACAAAATCTTTCTGTGCATCTCGCATGGATGCCGCATCATAAACAAGAAGCCGGCTTATTTCAATCTTAGTTTTCATTTCAGCAATCATTTCCCGGACCATGCCGAAATTGACAATGGGCTCACCAAATTGAATCCGTGACTTGGCATAATTGACCGCGTTTTCCATTGCACCTTCTGCGATTCCTAAGTTTAATGCCGAAAATCCCAAATGAGCAAAGTTTTTTATCTCCGCGAGGATTGAACTCCCGGATTTTCCGTCCCCCAGTCGATTGGTGAAGGGGATAAGAGAATTGTCAAAAATCACTTCGGTTATACCTCCGGCGTGCATGCCGACAAGATTATCTTTTTTATTTCGCACCACACCGGCAATTTTTTCATCGATAATAAAGGCATTTATATTACCCTGGGATTCAACAAATAAAAGAAAAGGACCATTTGCCAAACCATTGAGAAGGATTGGATTTTTGCCTGAGATTTTGAAATGGTCATTCTCCGCCAAGACCGTTAATTCATTCGTTGCCACCTCTGCGAAACCACCGATGAGCTCACCCCCAGCAAGATTGGGTAATATCTTTTTATGTTCATCGTTGCCGAATTTCACAATAGGATAGGCAAAAAGTATGTTGTGGGTCAATAACACCAGTGCTGTAGAAGGACAGACTTTACTTATCTCTTCCAGGCATACAATTAAGGATAATGTATCAAGGGCACAACCCCCATAAGTTTCAGGAATTGTAGCTCCCAAGATGCCCATCTCGGCAAGTTTTTTGATATTCTCCATCGGGAAGGCACCTTGTTTATCAAATTCATCGACCTTTTCCGCAATAACTTCATTGGCAAATTTTCTAATCTCACTCTGTAATAATAATGCTTCCTTGGTCAATTCCATCTTTACTCCTTTTTATAACCGATTTCCTTTATGATCTCCAGGGCAATCTGACCCCGTTGAATCTGGTTTGTTCCTTCATAGATCTGGGTGATCTTTGCATCGCGCAGCATTTTTTCTACATTATACTCTCGAAGCAGGCCATAAGGACCCATCAATTCTATTGCTTCAAGGGTTATTTTCATTGCGATATCAGAGGGGAAGAGTTTGGCAAAGGACGCAGGTTTGGTGGTGTTTTTTATTCCGGCATCGATGGAGCGGGCTGCAGCATAAATTAAAGCACGCGCCGCTTCTATCTCGGTGGCCATATCGGCAATGCGGCGCTGGATGTATTGATTGCCGAGAAGATTTTTCTCCGCGGCAAATTTTAAGACCGCTTCATAAGCACCTTGGGCAATGCCCAAGCCAATAGCCCCGACCCCGGGACGGGCACGGTCAAAATTGCGCATTGTATAAATAAATCCCATCCCCTCTTTGCCCATGAGATTTTCCTTAGGCACTTTACAATCGGAAAAAACGAGTTCAGTAGTTGTTGATGTCCTTATCCCCAGTTTATTCTCATGTTTACCGAATTCAAAACCAGGCATGCCTTTTTCTACAATGAATGCCGATATTCCCCGGGCTCCCCGCGATCTGTCAGTGGAAGCCAAAACGACATAGACATCGGCGATACTTCCATTAGAGATGAATTGCTTCACTCCATTAAGGATATAATAATCCCCCTCTCTTCGGGCTGTGGTCTGGATATTGGCTACATCGCTACCAGCCTGGGCTTCGGTAAGTCCGAAGGCACAAAGGAGCTCGCCGCTGGCAATCTTGGGCAGATATTTCCTTTTCTGTTCCTCGGAGGCGAAGTAGATGATGGGACCGGAGCCCAAAGCCCCTACCGCATAAGCGGTAGCAACACCTGCACAGACCCTTGCTACTTCTTCACAAGCGATGCTCATATCCATTATCCGTGCTCCGGTGCCTCCATATTCTTTGGGAATAAAGATCCGCAATAGCCCTTCTTTTGCCATCCGGTCAATTATTTCCCGGGGAAATTCTGCCTTTTTATCCAGTTCATCACGAACCGGCAGGATTATGTCTTCGGCAATCCGCCGTACCTTTTCCTTTAATGCCTGTTCTTCGGCACTTAAAAAATATTCCATAGACCTCCTTTTTCCAATCCAAATAAATAATGTTCAATTTTATAAAATTTTTTATGAAAGTCAACAATTATCCTTGCTTAGTCCTCCCCATAGTTTCATAAATTTAAATACAACGAAACCTATGGGCAAAATTTGTAAGGATAACCAATCATCCAGTTTTCGGGCAAGATTTTTTCTTTAAAATAATTTTACAAAATGTAAAAGCCTTAGTCAGGCTTGATAAATTAAAATTTATGATTATAATCAAGTATGGAGAAGGATGTCATAACACTGAGCCACGGTTCTGGTGGTTTACTCACACAGCGTTTGATTAAGGAGACCATTCTCAAATATTTTCCCGATCCGGTATTAAAGAGACTGGAAGACTCTGCAGAATTGATGGTCAAACACCGCGCGATTGCTTTCACCACCGATTCTTATGTTGTAAATCCTATATTTTTTCCTGGTGGAGATATTGGCAAATTAGCTATCTGTGGCACAATCAATGATCTGGCGATGAAGGGTGCGATTCCAGAGTTTATCTCTTTTTCATTGATTATAGAAGAAGGCCTGCGTTTTGATGAATTAGAAAAAATATTGAAATCTGCAGCGCAGACGGCGAAGAAGTCCGGGGTTCGTATCGTGTGTGGTGATACCAAAGTGGTTGAAAGAGGAAAGGCTGATAAAATGTTTATTACAACCTCTGGAATCGGGAGGATAAGAAAGCAACTTGGTAAAGAACTAATCTGCCCCGGGGATCGAATAATTATCAATGGTCCAATCGGGGACCACGGAATTTCCATCATGAATGAACGACTCCAACTAAATCTGCAAGGAAATTTAAAGAGCGATTGTGCTCCGTTGAATCTTGTTACCAATAAAATTTTTGCCCAAGGTTTTGATATCCATTTTATGCGTGACCCGACCCGGGGTGGAGTGGTATCGGTATTGAATGAGGCGATTGATGATACTGAATTTGGCATCATTATTTATGAAACAGAACTTCCCATTAGATCTCAAGTCCGGGGCGCCTGTGAGATTCTGGGGCTTGATCCACTATACATAGCCAATGAGGGAAAATTCATCGCGTTTGTAAAATCGGTAGAGGCTGAAAAAATATTGCGTTTCATGAAAAGATTACCTTTGTGCCGGCAGGCACGGATTATCGGTGAGGTAACACAGGACTTATCCGGGGTCTGGTTAAAGACTTCTATCGGCGGAATGAGGCCACTTTTGCCGCTGGAAGCCGAAGGTTTACCGAGGATCTGTTGATTTTATGAAGATCGGCATCATCGGTTTACCCAATGTGGGAAAATCAAGTCTTTTTAATCTCCTAACCCGTGCTGATGCGCAGGTCGCAAAGTTTCCCTTTACCACGATTGAAAGAAATGTAGGAGTAGTGATAATCCCTGATGAACGGCTGGATCGCATCGTAGAAACGATCAAATCTCCTAAAAAGACCTATGCCCATATTGATTTTGTAGATATTGCAGGGCTGATAAAAGGGGCTGCAAAGGGAGAAGGACTGGGTAATAAGTTTTTAGCCCATATCCGGGATGTAGATTTGATTCTTCATGTATTAAGGTGTTTTAGGGACCCCGATATTCCTCATGTTGATACTGAAATCAATCCGGCGCGGGATTATGATATTGTGCGCAGCGAATTGTTTTTAGCCGATTTAGAAATCGTAGAACGGCGTCTGGAGAAGATAAAGAAGAAATTTGAAGCCCGGGAGGAGTTTGAGACATTGAGCCGGATAAAGGCGGACCTTGAAAAGGGCATAAGACCAACAGAAAAAATAAATGACCTTCCGTTGCTCACCGTGATCCCCGAGATCGTGGTTTTGAATTTTGACGAAGATGGTAAATTTAAAACTGATTTTCCTGGGTACCGTATTTCGGTGAAACTCGAAGAGGATATCCAGGATTTCAGCGATGGGGAAAGGATGGAGTTGCGAAAAGAAGCGGGTTTAGCCCCGGAAGGAATTCAGGGACTATTAAAAAGGTGTCTTGACCAATTGTCGATGATCACATTTTTTACTATCAAAGGTGAAGAGTCTCGTGCTTGGTTGATAAAATCCGGTACTCGGGTGGTGGATGCCGCGGGAAAGATTCATTCGGATTTAAAAGAAGGTTTTATTAAAGCCGAGATTTTAAAATACGAAGATTTATTGAAAGCCAAGAGTTTTGCCCACGCCCATGAGTTGGGTTTGACGAAGATTGAAGGGAAGGAATATATTGTTCAGGATGGGGATATTGTTTTGATAAAGTTTAAAGTTTAACAAATAAAGATAACCGCCCCAGAGGTTTTACAACTCTTTTATCTTTGTTGGTGCTTCAAGAGACGGATTGCTGTTTTCCTGATAAAAATGATTTAGAATTTTAACTTGAGTAATGATTGACATCAACGCCCCACCAGTTATAATTGACCGATGCCCAAGATCATTGATTTGAAGATTGAGAAGATGAATCTTGGTGGACAGGGTATCGGCTATCTGGACGGCAAGGTTTGTTTCGTGGATTTTGTGATTCCCGGCGAAGAGATCAAGGCCGCAATGATCACAGAAAAAAAGGATTACAATGTGGTAAAGGTTATTGAAGTTATTAGAGCATCACCCGCAAGGATTGCCCCCCGCTGTTCAGTCTTTAAGATTTGTGGAGGCTGCCAGTTGCAACATATTGACTACCCGATGCAAATAGAGTTGAAAAAGGCGATGCTTATTGATACTATGCGCCATATCGGTAGGATACAAATTGATGGGTTGGAGGTGTTCTGTCATGAACCATGGTATTATCGAAACCGAACCCAATTACCAGTGCAAAAAAATGGTGGATTTAAAATGGGCTATTTTAAAAAAGGGACCCATCAGGTAATAAATCATGACTTCTGTTATATCAATCAAATAGAGATAAATCGCCTTGTGGAGATTCTGAAAACAAGAATCAAGGATTCAAAGATTGAAATATATAACGAAGCAGAACACCGGGGGAATTTGCGCCATGTAATAATCCGCAGGGGAACCAAAACTGGTGAAATGTTGGTCACTTTTGTTACCAAAGAGCGGAACTTACCAGCAAAAATTTATAAGGGACTCACTGCGGAAGTCAAAGAGATCGTCGGGATAACCCAAAATATAAACGCAAAAAAGACGAACCGGATTCTGGGGGATGAGGATATCACCCTCGTTGGAAGAAATTTTTACACCGAACACCTCTCAGACAAAATCTTCAACATTGGTCCCAAATCTTTTTTTCAGATAAATATCCCGGTCTTTGAGATGATAATTGAAAAGATGAAAGAGGAAATTACAGGAGGCACTGTGTTGGAGCTCTATGCCGGGGTCGGGGCAATCGGTATATCCCTGGCTCATTTATGCAATCAGGTTATCGCCATTGAGGAAAACCCTGCTGCGGTTAGCGATGGCATTAAGAATGCCGTATTAAATAATGTCACTAACATCAACTTTATCCAGGGACGGGCAGAAGATAGAATCAACAAGGTAAAAGATTGTGATATTATAATCATGGATCCTCCCCGTAAAGGTGTAGATAGTAGGATAATCAATTATTTTGCTAAGGTGAAACTCCGTAAAATTATTTATCTCTCCTGTCATCCCGCCACCCTGGCTCGGGATGTCCAGTTGCTTTTAAATCAGGGATTTTCAATCAAAAAAGTATATTTGTTTGATATGTTCCCCCAGACCTACCATATTGAAACACTGGTGGTGTTACATAGATAAGGAAGTAGAATAATTGAAGATAAAGATGACCACCGAGTGTCTTTATTCAAAAATACAGAACATCGCCGCTTATTGAAATTGGGTTAATTTATGCTATAATCTTGGGTGCTTTTTTATATTCTGTTCATCGTTGGCGGGCTTGACTGGCAGGTTCTGAAGACCGAGAATCTCGTCATTATTTACAAACCCGGCTATGAATATGAGGCGCTCCAGACACTCTTTAATCTGGAATATTACCGGGTCAATGTCATTAGCCTCACCGGACACAACCCCAGACGCGTGCCGGTGGTGCTCGAGGATGTGGGACTTTTGAGTAATGGTTATGCGGACCCATTTTTCTACAATATTCACATTTTTACCAATCCACCCAATTTTGATTATTATCTGGAAGGGGGTGAAGACTGGTTTAGAAATGTAGGGGTCCAT
Encoded here:
- a CDS encoding class I SAM-dependent methyltransferase, producing the protein MKDPRNLWDRFWSQKQIEAIYPPVTDIVQELIQFVNPAGKLILEPGAGTGRDGIRLAKLGARVFLLDYSEKSLKLAQSYLKTTGQEPSVQLVMADALHTPFRDGTFDVVFHQGLLEHFRDPNPLLKENYRILKKGGLLLIDVPQTFHIYTLIKNILMLFKLWFAGWERQFTIDSLERLLSKYDLEIIYYYGDWSRPGIVYKMIREIFLHLNIRLPMYPRYWNWLTRMFYELQNRLKKKRLFLYTVLSIGIIARKR
- the rlmD gene encoding 23S rRNA (uracil(1939)-C(5))-methyltransferase RlmD — translated: MPKIIDLKIEKMNLGGQGIGYLDGKVCFVDFVIPGEEIKAAMITEKKDYNVVKVIEVIRASPARIAPRCSVFKICGGCQLQHIDYPMQIELKKAMLIDTMRHIGRIQIDGLEVFCHEPWYYRNRTQLPVQKNGGFKMGYFKKGTHQVINHDFCYINQIEINRLVEILKTRIKDSKIEIYNEAEHRGNLRHVIIRRGTKTGEMLVTFVTKERNLPAKIYKGLTAEVKEIVGITQNINAKKTNRILGDEDITLVGRNFYTEHLSDKIFNIGPKSFFQINIPVFEMIIEKMKEEITGGTVLELYAGVGAIGISLAHLCNQVIAIEENPAAVSDGIKNAVLNNVTNINFIQGRAEDRINKVKDCDIIIMDPPRKGVDSRIINYFAKVKLRKIIYLSCHPATLARDVQLLLNQGFSIKKVYLFDMFPQTYHIETLVVLHR
- a CDS encoding acyl-CoA dehydrogenase family protein — encoded protein: MEYFLSAEEQALKEKVRRIAEDIILPVRDELDKKAEFPREIIDRMAKEGLLRIFIPKEYGGTGARIMDMSIACEEVARVCAGVATAYAVGALGSGPIIYFASEEQKRKYLPKIASGELLCAFGLTEAQAGSDVANIQTTARREGDYYILNGVKQFISNGSIADVYVVLASTDRSRGARGISAFIVEKGMPGFEFGKHENKLGIRTSTTTELVFSDCKVPKENLMGKEGMGFIYTMRNFDRARPGVGAIGLGIAQGAYEAVLKFAAEKNLLGNQYIQRRIADMATEIEAARALIYAAARSIDAGIKNTTKPASFAKLFPSDIAMKITLEAIELMGPYGLLREYNVEKMLRDAKITQIYEGTNQIQRGQIALEIIKEIGYKKE
- a CDS encoding acyl-CoA dehydrogenase family protein → MELTKEALLLQSEIRKFANEVIAEKVDEFDKQGAFPMENIKKLAEMGILGATIPETYGGCALDTLSLIVCLEEISKVCPSTALVLLTHNILFAYPIVKFGNDEHKKILPNLAGGELIGGFAEVATNELTVLAENDHFKISGKNPILLNGLANGPFLLFVESQGNINAFIIDEKIAGVVRNKKDNLVGMHAGGITEVIFDNSLIPFTNRLGDGKSGSSILAEIKNFAHLGFSALNLGIAEGAMENAVNYAKSRIQFGEPIVNFGMVREMIAEMKTKIEISRLLVYDAASMRDAQKDFVLPASIARYFSNQAVAKISTDAIQIYGGYGYMKDYPVERYFRDAQVSRVLCTTSIELKETIVSKTI
- the ychF gene encoding redox-regulated ATPase YchF, coding for MKIGIIGLPNVGKSSLFNLLTRADAQVAKFPFTTIERNVGVVIIPDERLDRIVETIKSPKKTYAHIDFVDIAGLIKGAAKGEGLGNKFLAHIRDVDLILHVLRCFRDPDIPHVDTEINPARDYDIVRSELFLADLEIVERRLEKIKKKFEAREEFETLSRIKADLEKGIRPTEKINDLPLLTVIPEIVVLNFDEDGKFKTDFPGYRISVKLEEDIQDFSDGERMELRKEAGLAPEGIQGLLKRCLDQLSMITFFTIKGEESRAWLIKSGTRVVDAAGKIHSDLKEGFIKAEILKYEDLLKAKSFAHAHELGLTKIEGKEYIVQDGDIVLIKFKV
- the hypE gene encoding hydrogenase expression/formation protein HypE; protein product: MEKDVITLSHGSGGLLTQRLIKETILKYFPDPVLKRLEDSAELMVKHRAIAFTTDSYVVNPIFFPGGDIGKLAICGTINDLAMKGAIPEFISFSLIIEEGLRFDELEKILKSAAQTAKKSGVRIVCGDTKVVERGKADKMFITTSGIGRIRKQLGKELICPGDRIIINGPIGDHGISIMNERLQLNLQGNLKSDCAPLNLVTNKIFAQGFDIHFMRDPTRGGVVSVLNEAIDDTEFGIIIYETELPIRSQVRGACEILGLDPLYIANEGKFIAFVKSVEAEKILRFMKRLPLCRQARIIGEVTQDLSGVWLKTSIGGMRPLLPLEAEGLPRIC